A part of Anaeromyxobacter diazotrophicus genomic DNA contains:
- a CDS encoding MFS transporter, producing MKTRRSLAILFVIVFVDLLGFGMVIPVMALYAERLGAPDSQIGWLMTGYSAMQFVFTPIWGRLSDRLGRRPLLLLSIVMTAVAFFGYAVAPTFAWLLVSRLFAGAATANIAIAQAYIADVTPPEGRARGMGLIGAAFGLGFILGPAMGGLLSKVSLAAPGYAAAALAAVNGVAAFFVLPEPAARVEAQHRPRFLRLVEEFKKPGIRRLILIYLFAILAFSGMEATFALLAAHRYHLDRSEVSYVFAFIGVVVTVVQGGLIGPLTRRFGERALLVAGLLAQGAGLAALPYAGGLGGLLGACLPLAFGSGLTTPALTSLISRSAAADDQGGTLGVGQAAAALGRVVGPISATNAYDHLWFAAPYLGGAVIMLATAAVGSTLRRPAPAGGAPLEPARGRDG from the coding sequence GTGAAGACCCGCCGCTCGCTCGCCATCCTGTTCGTCATCGTCTTCGTCGACCTGCTCGGCTTCGGCATGGTCATCCCGGTCATGGCGCTCTACGCCGAGCGGCTGGGCGCGCCGGACAGCCAGATCGGCTGGCTCATGACCGGCTACTCGGCGATGCAGTTCGTGTTCACGCCGATCTGGGGCCGCCTGTCCGACCGGCTCGGCCGCCGGCCGCTCCTGCTCCTCTCCATCGTCATGACGGCGGTGGCGTTCTTCGGGTACGCGGTCGCGCCCACCTTCGCGTGGCTGCTCGTCTCGCGGCTCTTCGCGGGCGCGGCCACCGCCAACATCGCCATCGCGCAGGCCTACATCGCCGACGTGACGCCGCCCGAGGGGCGCGCCCGCGGCATGGGCCTCATCGGCGCCGCCTTCGGGCTCGGCTTCATCCTCGGGCCGGCCATGGGCGGGCTGCTCTCGAAGGTGTCGCTGGCGGCGCCGGGCTACGCCGCGGCGGCCCTCGCGGCCGTGAACGGGGTGGCCGCCTTCTTCGTCCTGCCGGAGCCGGCGGCCCGCGTCGAGGCGCAGCACCGCCCGCGCTTCCTGCGGCTCGTCGAGGAGTTCAAGAAACCGGGCATCCGCCGCCTGATCCTGATCTACCTCTTCGCCATCCTCGCCTTCAGCGGGATGGAGGCCACCTTCGCGCTGCTGGCCGCGCACCGCTACCACCTCGATCGCAGCGAGGTCTCCTACGTCTTCGCCTTCATCGGCGTGGTGGTCACCGTGGTGCAGGGCGGCCTCATCGGACCGCTCACCCGGCGGTTCGGGGAGCGGGCGCTGCTCGTCGCGGGCCTCCTGGCGCAGGGGGCGGGGCTCGCGGCGCTCCCGTACGCGGGCGGGCTGGGCGGCCTCCTCGGCGCCTGCCTGCCGCTCGCCTTCGGGTCGGGCCTGACCACGCCGGCGCTCACCTCGCTCATCTCGCGGTCCGCGGCGGCCGACGACCAGGGCGGCACGCTCGGGGTGGGGCAGGCGGCGGCGGCGCTGGGGCGGGTGGTGGGGCCCATCTCCGCCACGAACGCCTACGATCACCTCTGGTTCGCCGCCCCCTACCTGGGCGGCGCCGTCATCATGCTCGCCACCGCCGCCGTGGGCTCCACGCTGCGGCGCCCCGCCCCGGCCGGCGGCGCGCCGCTCGAGCCGGCCCGCGGGCGCGACGGCTAG
- the galT gene encoding galactose-1-phosphate uridylyltransferase, translated as MPELRRDPIVGRWVIIATERAKRPSDVQRPLDHVPSGLCPFCPGQEDKTPHEVYAAGRPAAGPVDGPGWKVRVIPNRYPALMIEGDLEREANGIYDRMNGVGAHEVIVETADHTKDLAALSDAEVTEVLFAFKARILDLRNDQRFRYILLFKNHGQAAGATLEHAHSQLIALPVTPRQVQEEIEGARRHFDHRERCIFCDIVMQERKDRSRLVLENEEFVVFAPWAPRSPFETWVVPKRHESNFEAEPKERLAYCAQALRSTLRRLGAALGDPAYNFILHSNPLRDPASPSYHWHIEVMPALTHVAGFEWGSGFHINPVPPEEAAEFLRLVVT; from the coding sequence ATGCCCGAGCTGCGCAGGGATCCCATCGTCGGCCGCTGGGTCATCATCGCCACCGAGCGGGCCAAGCGCCCGAGCGACGTGCAGCGCCCGCTCGACCACGTCCCCTCCGGCCTGTGCCCCTTCTGCCCCGGGCAGGAGGACAAGACGCCGCACGAGGTGTACGCCGCCGGGCGGCCCGCGGCCGGGCCCGTCGACGGCCCGGGCTGGAAGGTGCGGGTCATCCCGAACCGCTACCCGGCGCTCATGATCGAGGGCGACCTGGAGCGGGAGGCGAACGGCATCTACGACCGGATGAACGGGGTGGGCGCGCACGAGGTCATCGTCGAGACCGCCGACCACACGAAGGACCTGGCCGCGCTCTCCGACGCGGAGGTGACCGAGGTGCTGTTCGCCTTCAAGGCGCGCATCCTCGACCTGCGCAACGACCAGCGCTTCCGGTACATCCTGCTCTTCAAGAACCACGGCCAGGCGGCGGGCGCCACGCTCGAGCACGCGCACTCGCAGCTCATCGCGCTGCCGGTCACCCCGCGGCAGGTGCAGGAGGAGATCGAGGGCGCGCGGCGGCACTTCGACCACCGCGAGCGGTGCATCTTCTGCGACATCGTCATGCAGGAGCGGAAGGACCGCAGCCGCCTCGTGCTGGAGAACGAGGAGTTCGTGGTGTTCGCGCCCTGGGCGCCGCGCAGCCCCTTCGAGACCTGGGTGGTGCCGAAGCGGCACGAGTCGAACTTCGAGGCGGAGCCGAAGGAGCGGCTCGCCTACTGCGCCCAGGCGCTGCGCTCGACGCTGCGGCGCCTCGGGGCGGCGCTCGGCGACCCGGCCTACAACTTCATCCTGCACTCGAACCCGCTCCGCGACCCCGCGAGCCCGTCGTACCACTGGCACATCGAGGTCATGCCGGCGCTCACCCACGTCGCCGGGTTCGAGTGGGGCTCGGGCTTCCACATCAACCCGGTCCCGCCCGAGGAGGCGGCCGAGTTC
- a CDS encoding GGDEF domain-containing protein, which yields MSTEETRLSGFAPPGPAAGEGCLVVIHAPMRRLLGARLPLARREVVLGRDAGCDLVLEAEDVSRRHARVRGEGERHLLEDLGSTNGTFVGEERVSARELSPGDHVRVGSVILKYLAGGDLEALYHAEVKRLADEDPLTGLVHKGGFAEALRREVSSARRHLHPLALALLDLDHFKRVNDGFGHLAGDQVLRELAALVRPLVRAEQLFARIGGEELALLLPGVPLEKARFFSEKVRGLVEQHAFLFDGARIPLTVSIGVAELSPEDESPEALVRRADERLYQAKEAGRNRVLA from the coding sequence ATGTCGACGGAGGAGACGCGGCTCTCGGGCTTCGCCCCGCCCGGCCCGGCGGCCGGCGAGGGCTGCCTGGTGGTGATCCACGCGCCGATGCGCCGGCTGCTGGGGGCGCGCCTGCCGCTCGCGCGCCGCGAGGTGGTGCTGGGGCGCGACGCCGGGTGCGACCTGGTGCTGGAGGCGGAGGACGTCTCGCGGCGCCACGCCCGCGTGCGCGGCGAGGGGGAGCGGCACCTCCTGGAGGACCTCGGCTCGACCAACGGCACCTTCGTCGGGGAGGAGCGGGTGTCGGCGCGGGAGCTCTCGCCGGGCGACCACGTCCGCGTCGGCTCGGTGATCCTCAAGTACCTGGCCGGCGGCGACCTCGAGGCGCTCTACCACGCCGAGGTGAAGCGACTCGCCGACGAGGACCCGCTCACCGGGCTCGTCCACAAGGGCGGCTTCGCCGAGGCCCTCCGGCGCGAGGTGTCGAGCGCCCGCCGCCACCTCCACCCGCTGGCGCTGGCGCTGCTCGATCTCGATCACTTCAAGCGGGTGAACGACGGGTTCGGCCACCTGGCCGGCGACCAGGTGCTGCGGGAGCTCGCCGCCCTGGTCCGCCCGCTGGTGCGCGCCGAGCAGCTCTTCGCCCGCATCGGCGGCGAGGAGCTGGCGCTGCTCCTGCCCGGCGTCCCGCTCGAGAAGGCGCGCTTCTTCTCCGAGAAGGTGCGGGGGCTCGTCGAGCAGCACGCGTTCCTCTTCGACGGGGCGCGCATCCCGCTCACGGTGTCGATCGGCGTGGCGGAGCTCTCGCCCGAGGACGAGAGCCCGGAGGCGCTCGTCCGGCGCGCCGACGAGCGGCTCTACCAGGCCAAGGAAGCCGGCCGGAACCGGGTGCTCGCCTGA